One window of Nostoc sp. UHCC 0926 genomic DNA carries:
- a CDS encoding glycosyltransferase, which translates to MSQSLPIVTSRKLKITILTVGSRGDLQPYCALAIGLRRAGHQVTVATHENFASFVRQFDLKFAPIAGNMQDFLQSKLLQQLIAGEKLKKEEADKLLLQQLESGWQACQGSEVIIYTPLATFGYNKSREIRRTLLFCISSAVESYRDVWVFEICSNN; encoded by the coding sequence TTGAGTCAAAGTTTACCTATAGTAACAAGCCGAAAACTGAAGATTACGATCCTAACAGTAGGTTCAAGAGGAGACTTGCAACCATACTGCGCTTTGGCTATTGGTTTAAGACGTGCGGGGCATCAGGTAACAGTCGCAACACACGAAAACTTTGCATCTTTTGTGAGGCAGTTCGATTTAAAGTTTGCACCGATCGCTGGCAATATGCAAGACTTTCTGCAATCGAAACTCCTTCAGCAATTGATTGCGGGAGAAAAGTTGAAAAAAGAAGAAGCAGATAAGCTTTTGCTTCAACAGTTGGAATCAGGTTGGCAAGCGTGTCAGGGAAGTGAGGTAATTATCTACACGCCGTTAGCTACCTTTGGATACAACAAAAGCAGAGAAATTAGGCGTACCTTGCTTTTTTGCATCAGTTCTGCCGTTGAGTCCTACAGGGATGTTTGGGTTTTTGAGATTTGCTCAAACAACTAA
- a CDS encoding transposase — protein MVSILAHAQNLVYTLLSLMPSTYQQENLEAMLGLFLQSEGYPLPEHSKSKSASALSRFLNIYNWSTISVIRTTRNRVIKEILSQRTLGRKPFLQVIIDLTTLEKFGKFKGFENLIRVYNGKRGLHLVVVYLVVGRWRVPWSFRVWKGKGTPSPAQLGLKMVKCLPKKLTKHFQVMVLVDTAFGSVEFIHGVRKRKYHIIAGIACTRKLIDGRCVAQLHKRGQQLRLRGLKFPVYVSWYYFKRDDGKYVKRFVISTKALKASTISWWGKRRWRIEGWFKTAKHRFGLHRFGQGTLLGVYRCLVLSLISYILAHWAYLSTAIASTNLPDWGQAAEIAFQTIFPQLVVLLLLQDIERLRELALSQGIDIQISRCKI, from the coding sequence ATGGTTTCAATTCTTGCCCACGCCCAAAATTTAGTTTACACCTTGCTGTCATTGATGCCTTCTACTTACCAACAAGAAAATCTTGAAGCAATGTTGGGATTGTTCTTGCAGTCAGAGGGGTATCCTCTACCTGAGCACAGTAAAAGTAAGTCAGCCAGCGCCTTAAGTCGATTTCTCAACATCTACAATTGGTCAACTATAAGTGTAATTCGTACCACCCGTAACCGTGTTATTAAGGAGATTTTGTCGCAGCGGACTTTAGGACGTAAACCATTTCTACAAGTGATTATTGACCTAACAACTCTGGAAAAGTTTGGCAAGTTTAAGGGATTTGAAAATTTAATCCGCGTATACAACGGAAAACGAGGTTTACACTTGGTTGTGGTGTATTTGGTTGTAGGTCGGTGGCGAGTTCCCTGGAGTTTTCGCGTCTGGAAGGGAAAAGGGACTCCGTCCCCGGCACAATTGGGACTAAAAATGGTCAAATGCTTGCCCAAAAAACTAACAAAGCACTTCCAGGTGATGGTTCTTGTAGATACAGCCTTTGGTAGTGTGGAATTTATACACGGTGTCCGAAAGCGGAAATACCATATAATTGCTGGGATCGCTTGTACCCGTAAGTTAATAGATGGGCGCTGTGTTGCTCAACTACATAAACGTGGACAACAACTTCGCTTGAGGGGTTTGAAATTTCCTGTCTATGTATCCTGGTACTATTTTAAACGTGATGATGGTAAATATGTCAAACGATTTGTCATTTCAACCAAAGCTCTCAAAGCTAGTACTATTTCTTGGTGGGGTAAACGACGGTGGCGAATAGAGGGTTGGTTTAAAACTGCGAAACACCGTTTCGGGTTACATCGGTTTGGGCAGGGGACACTTTTAGGCGTTTATCGTTGCTTGGTATTGTCCCTGATTTCTTATATTTTGGCACACTGGGCTTATTTATCCACAGCGATCGCTTCTACAAACCTACCTGATTGGGGACAAGCAGCAGAAATCGCATTCCAAACTATATTTCCACAATTGGTAGTGTTACTTCTTTTACAAGACATTGAACGCCTGAGAGAACTGGCACTTAGTCAAGGAATTGACATTCAAATTTCCAGGTGCAAGATATGA
- a CDS encoding SDR family oxidoreductase — protein sequence MSKLILITGISKGLGYAMTEGFIQQGHTVIGCARSSDAIDKIRQKFSAPNDFTSVDVADEHLVKKWAIDVLQKYSPPDIVINNAAITNYPAPLWEIPSEEFSDLIDINIKGVANIIRHFVPAMVKKKRGIIVNFSSGWGRSTWAQVAPYCASKWAIEGLTRSLAQELPNLISCTYRINSEKADKKYKNETLEAVSGLIAT from the coding sequence ATGAGTAAGCTCATCTTAATTACAGGTATAAGTAAAGGTCTAGGTTATGCAATGACCGAGGGTTTTATTCAACAGGGGCATACTGTTATTGGTTGCGCCCGTTCATCAGATGCAATCGATAAAATACGCCAAAAGTTTAGTGCGCCCAACGATTTCACATCTGTAGACGTGGCAGATGAACACCTTGTAAAGAAATGGGCAATAGACGTACTCCAAAAATATTCACCGCCAGATATAGTAATTAATAATGCGGCAATTACTAATTACCCAGCACCTTTGTGGGAAATACCATCCGAAGAATTTTCTGACCTAATAGATATCAATATCAAAGGAGTAGCGAATATAATTCGTCATTTTGTACCAGCAATGGTGAAAAAGAAACGGGGTATTATCGTTAACTTTAGTTCTGGCTGGGGACGTTCGACTTGGGCCCAAGTTGCACCATACTGCGCTTCTAAGTGGGCAATAGAAGGATTAACTCGTTCTTTGGCACAAGAATTGCCGAATCTTATATCTTGCACCTACCGAATCAACTCAGAAAAAGCAGATAAAAAGTACAAAAATGAGACATTAGAAGCAGTGTCAGGGTTAATCGCTACTTAG
- a CDS encoding four helix bundle protein produces MEKEPIKSHKDLKVYQMAFDAAMRIFELSKKFPVEERYSKTFQIRRSSRSVCANMAEAWRKRRYEAAFVAKLNDCESEAAETQTWIEFAVKCNYLSVESGRELYGTYNQILGGLVNMIANPTPWLMKRSHSFSSV; encoded by the coding sequence ATGGAGAAAGAACCGATTAAAAGTCATAAAGACTTGAAAGTTTATCAAATGGCTTTTGATGCCGCCATGAGAATCTTTGAACTCTCCAAAAAGTTTCCTGTTGAAGAGCGTTATTCAAAAACCTTTCAGATTCGCCGCTCGTCCCGTTCTGTGTGTGCAAATATGGCAGAGGCTTGGCGAAAACGTCGTTATGAGGCAGCTTTTGTAGCGAAACTGAATGATTGCGAGTCCGAAGCTGCTGAAACTCAGACTTGGATTGAGTTCGCTGTTAAATGTAACTATCTCTCTGTCGAATCAGGTAGAGAACTATATGGAACTTACAACCAAATTTTAGGTGGTCTAGTAAATATGATTGCCAACCCAACACCTTGGTTAATGAAACGTTCGCATTCTTTCTCCTCTGTGTGA
- a CDS encoding TnsA endonuclease N-terminal domain-containing protein, which produces MLSDQEFEQWCHRLGLPETTKEFVQQIRCSEPVRKVGGGAKNVCGSYPSHKMGKTIQFESHKVELPAIVEYENDEDVLEYYDQPVRLSISFESKSGRRVVTSHIPDFLVIRHNCAGFEEWKTSERLKTLTHKQPTRYQQNENGKWQAPPVETKVQSLGLYYHLRTDQEINWIAYRNHQFLRVYLSQENIVNPEARTRIIESVTANPGMTLKQLLLSTNTSWVDDIYALIATKQLYVDLKGIGLSEPEKVHLFSSQQVAEAYNLIMSKKAAATLDKGQQIDVAVGATVFWDGKSLSVIQIGEKKIVLQGENHLIGLSHTDFETLISQKEITGIEAQGVKSTQIWEQLKCASPEDLAVANYRQKIIEPYLHKDPPTNSPVSERTIRRWKAKYHSAEETYGWGYIGLLPNRKDKGNRVERFSDQTWEFIDKIIEQHYENFKQRNKLTTYGILAREWEKAGKTDPCPSRTTFYKRINSRADHRQTRKRQGNRAAYQKSSFYHELTFSTPCHGSRPFEICHIDHTELDIELVCQRTGCCLGRPWATVLIDAFSRRILAIYLTFDPPSYRSCMMVLRICVQRLGRLPETLVVDNGVEFGSIYFETLLAAFGCIKKQRPVASPRFGSIIERFFGTSHTEFFYNLKGNTQITKQIRLVNKTNNPKAQAVWTLPEIYEYFCEYIYVIYDQREHPALGQSPCVAFEKGLTQSGMRFGQRIVNNENFQIFTLPSTPKGSAKVVPKLGVKVNHIYYWSIDDSFLHPQVEGTQVRIRYDPWDVGTAYAYVKNAWVRCISQHYSSLQGHSEREIRLASIEIRQQKKQYNQKVTIKAKDLAQYLESAEAQETLQIQRLRDFAATGVRQIVSSKIVKQAQSVVKEDLADIKNNITEKLTLPNKLEAQEINPRRIQPYSQQELW; this is translated from the coding sequence ATGCTCAGTGACCAAGAATTTGAACAATGGTGTCATCGGCTCGGTTTACCAGAGACGACAAAAGAATTTGTACAGCAAATCCGTTGTTCGGAGCCTGTAAGGAAAGTAGGTGGCGGGGCGAAAAATGTTTGTGGTAGCTACCCAAGCCACAAAATGGGAAAAACGATTCAGTTTGAGTCCCACAAAGTAGAATTGCCTGCGATCGTAGAGTACGAAAACGACGAAGATGTTCTGGAGTACTATGACCAACCAGTTCGTCTAAGCATATCATTTGAGTCGAAAAGCGGGCGTAGGGTGGTGACGAGTCATATTCCTGATTTCTTAGTGATTCGGCATAACTGTGCAGGGTTTGAAGAATGGAAAACTAGCGAACGTCTCAAAACACTCACTCACAAACAACCCACAAGGTATCAACAAAACGAAAATGGTAAATGGCAGGCTCCACCGGTAGAAACTAAAGTTCAATCATTGGGGCTTTACTATCACCTTCGTACAGATCAGGAAATAAACTGGATTGCTTACCGCAACCATCAGTTTTTGAGGGTTTACTTGAGCCAAGAGAATATAGTTAATCCAGAAGCAAGGACAAGAATTATTGAATCTGTTACAGCTAATCCGGGGATGACCCTGAAACAATTACTCTTATCAACAAATACCAGTTGGGTAGATGATATTTATGCCTTGATTGCAACAAAGCAGTTATATGTAGACTTGAAAGGCATAGGGTTGAGTGAACCAGAAAAAGTTCATCTGTTTAGTAGCCAGCAGGTAGCAGAAGCTTATAACTTAATCATGTCTAAAAAGGCTGCTGCCACCCTTGATAAGGGGCAACAGATTGATGTGGCGGTTGGTGCAACCGTGTTCTGGGATGGAAAAAGTTTATCTGTAATTCAGATTGGAGAGAAAAAAATTGTTTTGCAAGGTGAAAATCATCTAATTGGGTTAAGCCATACAGACTTTGAAACACTAATTTCACAAAAAGAAATTACTGGCATTGAAGCTCAAGGAGTAAAATCAACTCAAATTTGGGAACAGCTAAAATGCGCTAGCCCAGAAGACTTAGCCGTAGCTAACTACCGCCAGAAAATCATTGAACCATATCTGCATAAAGATCCGCCAACCAATAGTCCTGTGTCTGAGCGAACAATTCGCAGATGGAAAGCCAAATATCATTCCGCAGAGGAAACCTATGGTTGGGGTTACATTGGTTTGTTGCCAAATCGTAAAGACAAAGGAAACCGTGTTGAGCGATTTTCAGATCAAACTTGGGAGTTCATCGATAAAATTATTGAGCAGCATTACGAGAATTTTAAACAGAGAAATAAACTGACAACTTACGGTATTCTGGCAAGAGAATGGGAAAAAGCGGGAAAAACAGACCCTTGCCCCAGCCGTACTACGTTTTACAAGCGCATCAACAGTAGAGCAGATCATAGACAAACTCGGAAGAGGCAAGGAAATCGGGCAGCTTACCAAAAAAGCTCGTTTTATCATGAATTAACGTTCTCGACACCTTGCCACGGAAGTCGTCCCTTTGAAATTTGTCACATTGACCATACCGAGTTAGATATTGAGTTAGTTTGCCAAAGGACAGGATGTTGTTTGGGTAGACCTTGGGCAACCGTTTTGATTGATGCTTTCTCCCGGCGTATTTTAGCTATCTATTTAACTTTTGACCCGCCGTCCTATCGCTCCTGCATGATGGTGTTACGAATTTGCGTGCAGAGACTAGGACGGTTACCAGAGACTTTGGTAGTAGATAACGGTGTAGAATTTGGCAGTATTTACTTTGAAACTCTTTTAGCAGCATTTGGTTGTATAAAGAAACAACGCCCTGTTGCTAGTCCTAGATTTGGTTCAATAATTGAACGTTTTTTTGGCACCAGTCATACTGAATTCTTCTACAACCTGAAAGGAAACACCCAAATTACAAAGCAAATTCGCTTAGTGAATAAGACGAATAATCCAAAGGCACAAGCTGTATGGACGTTACCGGAAATATATGAGTATTTTTGTGAATATATTTATGTAATTTATGATCAGAGAGAACATCCTGCACTAGGACAATCACCATGTGTTGCATTTGAAAAGGGGCTAACTCAAAGTGGAATGCGCTTTGGTCAAAGAATTGTTAATAATGAAAATTTTCAGATTTTTACTTTGCCATCAACTCCAAAAGGAAGTGCCAAAGTTGTACCAAAGCTTGGGGTAAAAGTTAATCATATTTACTACTGGTCAATAGATGATTCTTTTCTCCATCCTCAAGTTGAAGGAACCCAAGTACGTATTAGATATGATCCCTGGGATGTGGGTACGGCTTATGCCTATGTCAAAAATGCTTGGGTGCGTTGTATTTCACAACATTATTCATCGTTACAAGGACATTCTGAACGAGAAATTCGGCTTGCTAGCATTGAAATACGTCAGCAGAAAAAGCAGTACAACCAGAAAGTCACAATTAAGGCTAAGGACTTAGCACAGTATCTAGAATCAGCCGAAGCTCAAGAGACTTTACAAATACAACGATTACGAGATTTTGCAGCAACTGGAGTTCGTCAAATTGTGTCTTCTAAAATAGTGAAACAAGCACAATCTGTTGTTAAAGAAGATTTAGCCGACATTAAAAATAATATTACAGAAAAACTAACACTGCCAAATAAATTAGAGGCTCAAGAAATTAATCCCAGGCGAATCCAACCGTACTCTCAACAGGAGCTGTGGTAA
- a CDS encoding ATP-binding protein has translation MNFQRPFPQELLTKSSTERLNYFHSITVGHLRLRQALDALLINLQQQTDICVLFVVGPAGVGKTTLRLRAEKLLLEEALTSMSHNTCQIPVAGIEAIPAEGGKFNYKDYYLRVLESLEQLSVTLSTTNSKPNFQNHAIASTTYFASKSSDIVRRALEQAMRHHQLTALMVDEAQHLLMLAGGKQMLHQMNWIKSIANITGTVHILFGTYDLLNCCRLSGQVSRRSEDIHLPRYCSDSKEDVTEFIRILQTFQTHLPLIEEPSLVEKYEYILDYSLGCIGILKTWLTRALRTALADNALTLSWKHIQHNEYSKARREQIQQEAKAGEQRWRSEVGNQIQTQIETLAPEDLSQPPVKRGRVGKRQPKRDTVGINLDVS, from the coding sequence ATGAATTTTCAACGTCCATTTCCACAAGAATTGCTAACAAAATCCTCAACAGAACGGTTGAACTATTTTCATAGCATTACAGTTGGGCATTTACGTTTAAGGCAAGCTTTAGATGCTTTATTAATCAATCTTCAACAACAAACAGATATTTGTGTTCTGTTTGTTGTTGGACCAGCAGGTGTGGGCAAAACGACTTTAAGGCTGCGAGCCGAAAAGCTGTTATTGGAAGAGGCATTAACATCCATGAGTCACAATACCTGCCAAATTCCAGTTGCAGGAATAGAAGCAATTCCAGCAGAAGGTGGAAAGTTTAATTACAAGGATTACTACTTAAGGGTTTTAGAATCTTTGGAACAGCTTTCAGTAACTTTAAGCACTACGAACAGTAAACCTAATTTCCAAAATCATGCAATTGCTTCCACCACATACTTTGCTTCCAAAAGTTCTGATATTGTACGTCGTGCTTTAGAACAAGCTATGCGGCATCATCAACTGACAGCACTAATGGTAGACGAAGCTCAACACCTATTAATGCTAGCTGGTGGGAAGCAAATGCTACACCAGATGAACTGGATAAAATCTATTGCCAATATTACTGGTACTGTACATATTTTATTTGGTACTTATGATTTGCTAAACTGTTGCCGTCTTAGTGGTCAAGTCAGCCGACGCAGTGAGGACATTCATTTACCTCGTTATTGTTCAGATAGCAAAGAAGATGTAACTGAATTTATTCGGATACTTCAAACATTCCAAACGCATTTACCATTAATTGAAGAACCATCTCTGGTAGAAAAGTACGAATATATTTTGGATTATTCGTTGGGTTGTATTGGTATCCTCAAAACTTGGTTAACAAGAGCTTTACGAACTGCGTTGGCAGACAATGCCCTGACCTTGAGTTGGAAGCATATTCAACATAACGAGTACTCGAAAGCACGACGTGAACAAATTCAACAAGAGGCAAAAGCTGGAGAACAGCGTTGGCGTAGCGAGGTAGGAAATCAAATACAAACTCAAATCGAAACTTTAGCACCTGAAGATTTAAGCCAGCCACCTGTGAAAAGGGGCCGTGTCGGAAAGCGTCAACCTAAAAGAGATACTGTAGGCATTAATCTAGATGTTAGTTAA
- a CDS encoding TniQ family protein, whose product MLVNHYTNDELWNLEKPVIPQRSRLFPLEPIGIGTIYVESLSGYVARLAEHHSTTTEQLILSQILPLMGQKMSQTSPIDIINNFFGIHHSLAAANEIRGIFAKTLIQVLEELTLRRDLANLSPLKWASLTFEFSFLRLYQAWCPLCYTSWRTQNRIIYNPLLWLVNTIKFCPHHEHQTLIEQCPHCDKQFPPLTRCSRPGYCSSCHLWLGGFRINQNLDQQVVAENSENLWQHLLIGDVSSHRRDKLTWQFMWFDDVEDLVASEPSQFLPPTNFG is encoded by the coding sequence ATGTTAGTTAATCATTATACTAATGACGAGTTGTGGAACTTAGAAAAACCAGTTATTCCACAACGTAGTCGGTTGTTCCCTTTAGAACCTATTGGCATTGGTACAATCTACGTAGAAAGCTTGAGCGGATATGTAGCTCGTCTTGCTGAACATCATTCTACTACTACCGAACAATTAATTTTGTCTCAGATTCTTCCCTTGATGGGGCAAAAAATGTCTCAGACAAGTCCCATAGACATCATTAATAATTTTTTTGGAATTCACCACTCTTTAGCAGCTGCAAATGAAATCAGAGGTATTTTTGCTAAAACTCTAATTCAGGTTCTTGAAGAGTTAACTTTACGTCGAGATTTAGCTAATTTGTCACCCCTAAAATGGGCAAGTTTGACCTTTGAGTTTAGTTTTCTGCGCTTGTACCAAGCTTGGTGTCCATTGTGTTACACCAGTTGGCGTACCCAGAATCGAATCATCTACAATCCACTGCTGTGGTTAGTCAACACAATCAAATTTTGCCCCCACCACGAACATCAAACTCTGATTGAGCAGTGTCCTCATTGTGACAAGCAATTTCCACCGTTGACTAGGTGTTCTCGCCCAGGATATTGCTCAAGCTGTCATTTATGGTTAGGTGGTTTTAGAATCAACCAAAACCTTGATCAACAGGTAGTGGCAGAAAACTCAGAAAATTTATGGCAGCATCTGTTGATAGGAGATGTTTCCTCTCATCGCAGAGACAAATTGACTTGGCAGTTTATGTGGTTCGATGATGTCGAGGATCTGGTTGCTAGCGAACCGTCTCAATTTCTGCCGCCTACAAACTTTGGATAA
- a CDS encoding element excision factor XisH family protein, which produces MARDLFHNIVRSALEKEGWIITDDPLNIRCGGVDVQIDLGAERLLAAEKAGEKIAVEIKNFVSASKISEFHMALGQFINYRTALRVEEPNRTLFLAVPLVTYNDFFNLSFIQTVVNENKLKLIIYNLETESIEQWTN; this is translated from the coding sequence ATGGCTCGTGATTTATTCCACAATATTGTGAGGTCTGCATTAGAAAAAGAGGGTTGGATAATTACAGATGATCCGCTCAATATTAGATGTGGCGGGGTTGATGTTCAAATTGATTTAGGTGCAGAGCGACTTCTAGCTGCCGAAAAAGCAGGAGAAAAAATAGCAGTTGAAATCAAAAATTTTGTGAGTGCCTCAAAAATTTCTGAATTTCACATGGCGCTAGGACAATTTATTAATTACCGTACAGCATTGCGTGTTGAAGAGCCAAATAGAACCTTATTTTTAGCTGTACCATTGGTAACTTATAACGACTTTTTTAACTTGTCTTTTATTCAAACTGTAGTTAATGAAAACAAATTAAAGCTAATTATTTACAATCTGGAAACTGAGTCAATAGAACAATGGACAAATTAA
- a CDS encoding XisI protein produces the protein MDKLNEYRTKVRQLLTKYLQYKPSYGDVEVEQIFDTEHDHYQIISVGWNNQHRIYGPIMHLDIKNNKIWIQQNTTEADIALELIEMGVPQQDIVIGFHTPKMRKLSGFSVE, from the coding sequence ATGGACAAATTAAATGAATACCGGACAAAAGTTAGGCAACTGTTAACTAAATATCTTCAGTACAAGCCTAGTTACGGAGATGTAGAAGTCGAACAGATTTTTGATACGGAACATGACCATTATCAAATTATTAGTGTTGGATGGAATAATCAGCATCGGATTTATGGGCCAATAATGCATTTAGATATCAAAAATAATAAAATTTGGATTCAACAAAATACAACGGAAGCGGATATTGCTTTAGAATTGATAGAAATGGGTGTACCTCAACAAGATATTGTCATCGGTTTTCATACTCCTAAAATGCGTAAATTATCGGGATTTTCTGTGGAATAA
- a CDS encoding tyrosine-type recombinase/integrase: MNYSADSLPEIKLIPLDREALHFTQPGETRRPPTDIRWVKVLEFLRSNNLALNSRKLYERELKRFLTWSELHYHELRPRHLALYKEYLRDEIRTDAGKPLSKSSINAGIAALKSFFKWMCYTYPEIIATNPTLGIKLEKVPLPPAQSLTPEQMEQVWSALELLGETKQRDTALVHILSHGLRAGEVVQLNVGSFDGKLLFLPDTKINEPRLVPLRKESREVLAEYLLTRSQQGEVLNSDFPLMISHHASYKGERLSYHGIYFAVEKIGEIAHIDDLHPHSFRHTYATDLLLLGVDPSHARKLTGHQSEKAFRRYTLRSEQEAAIAAYYRAIGEEAE; encoded by the coding sequence ATGAACTACAGCGCAGATTCTTTACCTGAGATCAAACTCATTCCCCTTGATCGTGAAGCTCTACATTTCACACAGCCAGGAGAAACTAGAAGACCACCAACCGATATTCGGTGGGTAAAAGTTCTGGAATTTTTACGCAGCAACAATCTCGCACTCAACAGCCGCAAACTCTACGAACGCGAACTCAAAAGGTTTTTGACTTGGAGTGAGCTACATTATCATGAACTGCGTCCACGTCACCTTGCGCTATATAAAGAATATCTCCGTGATGAAATACGGACTGATGCAGGTAAACCGCTTTCAAAAAGCAGCATCAATGCGGGAATTGCGGCACTCAAAAGCTTTTTTAAATGGATGTGCTATACGTATCCTGAAATTATTGCTACTAATCCCACACTGGGGATTAAACTGGAAAAAGTACCACTGCCACCAGCCCAGAGTTTAACCCCAGAACAGATGGAACAGGTTTGGTCAGCGTTAGAGTTATTGGGAGAAACAAAGCAACGAGATACAGCACTCGTTCACATTCTCAGTCATGGACTGCGGGCTGGGGAAGTTGTACAGCTAAATGTTGGCTCATTTGATGGCAAGCTGCTATTTTTACCAGACACCAAAATCAATGAACCACGCTTAGTTCCACTGCGAAAAGAGAGTCGGGAAGTTTTAGCAGAGTATTTGCTTACGCGCTCACAGCAAGGAGAGGTGTTAAACAGCGACTTCCCACTGATGATTTCACACCATGCTTCATACAAGGGTGAACGCTTGAGTTATCACGGCATCTACTTCGCTGTAGAAAAAATTGGTGAAATAGCTCACATTGACGATTTACATCCTCACTCCTTTCGTCACACCTACGCTACTGACTTATTGCTATTGGGAGTTGACCCCAGCCATGCACGAAAATTAACAGGGCATCAAAGCGAGAAAGCGTTTCGGCGCTATACCCTTCGCAGTGAGCAAGAAGCGGCGATCGCTGCTTACTATCGCGCGATTGGCGAAGAAGCGGAGTAA
- a CDS encoding IS630 family transposase: MTRHFARSPQGSRAYGERPDGRGKNVTMIGAMSTEGIIAAMTFTGGTNKSAFVTYVTQVLVPNLWPGASVVMDNFSSHKIKSIKEAIEAVGARLVYLSPYSPDFSLIENCWSKVKEFLRAQAARTYQELDQAITNALDAVTKKDIIGWFTHCCYYIAPN, encoded by the coding sequence ATGACTAGACACTTCGCTCGTTCGCCTCAAGGTAGTCGTGCTTATGGTGAACGTCCTGATGGGCGTGGAAAAAATGTGACGATGATTGGAGCAATGTCAACAGAAGGTATCATTGCTGCTATGACTTTTACTGGTGGTACTAATAAGTCTGCTTTTGTTACCTATGTTACTCAGGTTTTAGTTCCAAATCTTTGGCCTGGGGCAAGTGTAGTCATGGATAACTTCAGTTCTCATAAGATTAAAAGCATCAAGGAAGCAATTGAAGCTGTTGGGGCCCGTTTGGTATATTTATCACCTTATTCTCCTGATTTTTCGCTAATTGAGAACTGTTGGTCAAAGGTGAAAGAGTTTTTGCGAGCGCAAGCTGCTAGAACGTACCAAGAATTAGATCAAGCCATCACAAATGCCCTAGATGCAGTAACTAAAAAAGACATTATTGGATGGTTCACTCACTGCTGTTACTATATTGCACCCAACTGA